The Sparus aurata chromosome 10, fSpaAur1.1, whole genome shotgun sequence genome includes the window GCCACCCATATCATAATCTTTGACAAGCTGTGATCTTTTAATATAGTGAGTTTCATTTCTCCATAAGAATTGAAGCCTTTGTAAACCTGCCCTCTAGTGTTCACACGTCATCAACATTTACACCGTCTGTTCACCCTGAAGAGCTTCAGTCAGAGGCAGGATCACACGAAGGCAGGATATCAGCTCTCATTCAGTCGTCATGGCTCCacttctcttctttttgttcCTTCTGTGTAAAGCAGCCTCAGGTAAAGACGAGCTTTTATTTAGAAGAGATTCATCTTGTTCTGGGAAATGTACATTTACTGTGACAATGTTTTTATAAGTTGCTTTCAGGCTTTAGAACGATGATACTTGATTTTTGAAGGTGTTTAAAAAATATGGGAAATGTTTGTCATGTTCAAATTTTACATCTACAGATTATATTGAAATGGTTTTCTTATGTAATATTGactaataaataatgataataaattgAATTGGTGGTGTATTCTACTTTAAATACAACAAACTGAATAGAGTTTCACTCTGTTTGGAGCAACTGCGTAGTTTAGAGAAAGGCTTGTTGGTTAAATAAGGAAGGcagaagagagggggagggacaaaggagggagggagagtgaggGAGGTGTGTCCTGcagtgagctgcagctgcatgttctatatcagaatcagaatcagaaatcctttaatgtcctgcagacggggaaatttgtttgtcacagcagcaacagaatattacaagatcAGGaaccaatagcaaaaataagcaataaaattaaaaagggaagaaataaatagacatatatacatatttacatgatacagtgcaaaattaacagcatttttttgttttgtttttaatacgtagattttaaatacagataaCAAATATGGGTGACCAGATagtgcaaaaacagaagtgaccTCTGTGCAGACAtactgcacagtgcagagtgcaGGGTGAGGTCTacatggagcagtgctggttgtacagtctgacagcagcaggaaggacctgtgatacctctccttcacacactgagggtgtatcagtctgtcgatgaaggagctgtgatacctctccttcacacactgagggtgtatcagtctgtcgctgaaggacctgtgatacctctccttcacacactgagggtgtatcagtctgttgatgaaggagctgtgatacctctccttcacacactgagggtgtatcagtctgtcgctgaaggacctgtgatacctctccttcacacactgagggtgtatcagtctgttactgaaggagctgtgatacctctccttcacacactgagggtgtatcagtctgtcactgaaggacctgtgatacctctccttcacacactgagggtgtatcagtctgttgctgaaggagctgtgatacctctccttcacacactgagggtgtatcagtctgttgatgaaggagctgtgatacctctccttcacacactgagggtgtatcagtctgttgctgaaggagctgtgatacctctccttcacacactgagggtgtatcagtctgttgctgaaggagctgtgatacctctccttcacacactgagggtgtatcagtctgtcgctgaaggacctgtgatacctctccttcacacactgagggtgtatcagtctgttactgaaggacctgtgatacctctccttcacacactgagggtgtatcagtctgttgatgaaggacctgtgatacctctccttcacacactgagggtgtatcagtctgttgatgaaggacctgtgatacctctccttcacacactgagggtgtatcagtctggtgctgaaggagctgtgatacctctccttcacacactgagggtgtatcagtctgttgctgaaggacctgtgatacctctccttcacacactgagggtgtatcagtctgtagctgaaggagctgtgatacctctccttcacacactgagggtgtatcagtctgttgatgaaggagctgtgatacctctccttcacatactgagggtgtatcagtctgttgctgaaggagctgcccagtgctgtgacaGTGACCTACAGGTTggactcctgcagcagcagtgatgacagcttgttcatcatcctgctctctcccaccacctgcactgagtcaagaggACATCCCAgggtggagctggccttcttgataagtttatcaagtctcctcctgtctgctgctgagatgctgctgctccagcagactactccatagaaaatggctgatgccaccacagagtcatagaaagaggtcaggaggtcccctgcactccaaaggacctgagcttcctcagcagatacagtctgctctgacctttcttatatgtagctgcagtgtgatcaatccagtccagtttattgttcaggtgaactcccaggtacttaTACTATAATATTCAGCTGCAGAGGGCAGCAGACTGAACTCTTTAACAACAGATGAATATTTGAATCAtgattctgtttgtttcatgtatCAATGATGTCACTTCTCTGATGACATCAGAGCTGCTGTCTTCAGTATTGATCTGTGCagggctgtgattggctgaatgtgacagtaacagactgtgaaaGTGATTCAGTCAAATCAGCATGATGGACTGTTACTGagctgtgatgacatcatcagggccGTCAGTAGAAGTGTAGAGTTTATTTAACAGCAGGAAAGAAGCTCATCACTTCATCAGGTCGCAGCTTTAGAGAACCTGCTCGTATCAGTCCGTCTACATGAGTcagagatgatgtcactgtcactgaaggaacgctctgattggctgagtggATGTTGCTGTTGATCACATGAGAAagttgaagcagcttcatgtTTGACAGTGTCAACAGATGTTCTGAGTGATGAGTGGATGTCTCCAGGTGATATCAGGGttcctgtctgttctctgctgTCCTTTACTCATCTAACAGctcctcctctctacatctgTTTTATTGCTTCATAGAGACTGTGGTGGTACAAGTGAAACCAGAACAACTTGGACAGGATGTAACTCTGCCGTGTGACGCTGGTGACGTCAccatcagagctgcagagtgGACCAGATCTGACCCGAAGCCAGCAAAGGGCATCCTGTTTTACGCAGGTGGATTTCTAGATGACAAAATACAGCAAGCAGACCTTGTGACCAAAGACCTGAAGACTGGAAACGTGTCTCTGATCCTGAAGAACGTCAGCAGAGAAGATGTTGGTACTTATGAGTGTCGAGTTGCAACAGCTGGTTCAAGACGGAAGAAGAGAGCCAACAGCGATTTTAAGCTGATCAAAACCGTCCGGCTGCGGATGAAAGACccaggtgagtgtgtgtagatcagtgtgtgtgtctgtgtgtgtgtagatcagtgtgtgtgtctgtgtgtaggtcagtgtgtgtgtctgtgtgtagatcagtgtgtgtctgtgtgtagatctgtgtgtgtgtctgtgtgtagatcagtgtgtgtctgtgtgtagatctgtgtgtgtgtctgtgtgtagatcagtgtgtgtctgtgtgtagatcagtgtgtgtctgtgtgtagatcagtgtgtgtctgtgtgtagatctgtgtgtctgtgtgtagatcagtgtgtgtctgtgtgtagatctgtgtgtgtctgtgtgtagatcagtgtgtgtctgtgtgtagatcagtgtgtgtctgtgtgtagatcagtgtgtgtctgtgtgtagatctgtgtgtctgtgtgtagatcagtgtgtgtctgtgtgtagatctgtgtgtctgtgtgtagatcagtgtgtgtctgtgtgtagatctgtgtgtctgtgtgtagatcagtgtgtgtctgtgtgtagatctgtgtgtctgtgtgtagatctgtgtgtctgtgtgtagatctgtgtgtctgtgtgtagatcagtgtgtgtctgtgtgtagatctgtgtgtctgtgtgtagatctgtgtgtctgtgtgtagatcagtgtgtgtctgtgtgtagatctgtgtgtctgtgtgtagatctgtgtgtctgtgtgtagatcagtgtgtgtcatgTGCTGACTGATGTTCTCTGTCACCTCCAGAGAACCAGAACggagacaacaacaacaacaacaacaacggagACATCATGGACATCTTCACTCGTCACCGTGGtggatcagcagcagcagcaggtgtttttcttctggtttgtttggtttctgctgctgttggacTTTTTCTTGTCAGCAAatttaaaagacaaagagaaaagaaaccagaaccGTCTGCTGATGAAGAAACAGGAGATAATCTCCTCTGATATGATCCGATCAGCTGACATGTCACAGACCTCTTTACAGAATGTGTTTATTACCTGTCTGATGTTCATTCTCTCTGTGGGTGTGAGTTCAGGTGTAGATCAGGTGTTGGAGGCTCTGCATCAGGATGGTCTGCTTCATCAGTacaaatcaataatcaataatgttCCCCTTCATGAGTCACTACCTTACCGAGGTGATGGGGTTTGTGTACCTGTTGACTCTGGTAGCTGTGTTGTCTGGAGCACTGAAGCTCCTGGTAGGGTCCCCCATGACAAAGAGGTCCCAGAGGAGGGTCAGACTAGATGTgactctattattattattattattgttattattattattattattattattattattattattatcattattatgtgtCAGGTTCGGCCTAAATGAGGCTGaaatatttttgagtttgtgatcctcctttaatgttttcaactgGAATATAAATACAGTAATTATTCAGTTGGTACCAACAGTCTTTTATTCAAATCTCCCTGAAGAGACTGTTGTTGTGTGATTGTGTCCTCTCACCATCGTGGAGTGTTGGAGGATTGTGGAGTTTAAGTTCGTCTTCTAATGTGTTGCTCCTTAAGTTATGAAGTGGGTAAAAGTTAATGTCACAGAGTTATACTGACAGAAGAGAATCAGTCTTGGATTTATCACTTTGATTTATTGTAGAAAGACTCTGAACAGAACAGTCTGACACCATCACACTGCAGCTTGAACAGCTGTTAGCTTCCCTGAGAGAACAGAGTCTTGTGTTTCAGAGATGAGTGATGGTGTAACATCATGTTGTGTTCCACATCATTAATCTCAGAGAGCTAACTTTAGACAAGTCTTTTATTTCTCACCTTAGCACTTTAGTGTGTGGGCCTCTGACAGGTGGATCAGTACTGATGGATCAGACGTGGTGGACCCGGTCAGCACCGCAGCTTTGTCCTCAGATTTAGAGTCTCTAACAGAACATGAAGCCCACAGAGAGTCTGAAATCAGCTGTAAGGAGGTCTGAAACATGAACAGCAGGATGAtgcatttcatattttatataatatcAGCTTGTGTCTGCtttgatttatatatttaatgcTGCAGGTGTAAACAGACATaatcttcttctgtttttatacCAAGTGTGGATTGTGGTGTCTTCTAATGGGTTGTTGATGAAGGTAAATAACTgaactgttttaaatgttttatgctTCTGATGTAAATAAGACATATTTTTATACCCAGGAGTAGATTGAAGTCTGCTGAAtgtaaaagttaaaacaaagatgagacatgattattattattatctgctGAGTAGAATCACATGATGTgagcagacacactgaaatAATCTGACTTTTACCAAAAAACTGTTCAAAGTTGAAGCTGAGGCACAATTAATGATTCtgtcattacatttttaattagaagacacagaaataaaataataataataatgataataataataataataataataacataaaccttcaataacaaacagaaaactctcctgctgttattatagagcttcttttatttttatgtaaaatgatgaaaatgtttttcttgtgttgttTGTTACATTGTGTTCTCATCTATCAGATCGTTACATCACATTATTATATACAAGATATATAATAATTACACAATAtgagaaatgtaaaaaagaagaaagaacacACAAACTTTAGCAGCTTTAGCATCTCATGCTAACAGACGCaccttaaaatgtaaaacagaacCAGGTGCTGTTTGTTCTGAAGCTCctgttgtgtttatatgtttattagTCGGTTTCTtgcttttgaaatgtatttaatatgtttttgCACATGCAAGCAAAGATTAATAAAGTatcaaacaaaaagtcagaactgtttttttatttcttacagTGGCTTTAGTCTAAACTAATCTAATTTAATCTAATATCatctaatataatataatataactcTAGCATAAATATTCCAAAACGTTTTGACAccaaatttaaatttaaattctaaatttaATCATGAGAAAGTACAAAGTGTAACCAAACTGTATTTTGTGACAAAACACTGATGCTCCAACATCTTTATATATCTATAAAATAGTAAAAACCTTATAAGAGCTGAATATACTTTTACAGCAGATTTATATAAAGTGAGCAGGACTGAAGCTCACAGTCAGTTTCGTTTCTGGAGAACTGAATGTTGAAGTGGTTTATCTGCTGTGCAGCCACACCCTCAGTTACAAAACAACAGCCTGTAATCACACAAACAGCGTCAACACAATAATCATGAAGGCGTCATGTTAAAACAGGTTGTGTGAGTTACATTCAGTCACCTGAACGTctcacatcatcacactgaGTTGATGAAGGTTCATTTAGAACAACATGTTTATGAAACACAGTGTTCAGTTTGCTCTGATCTCTGCAGAATAACTCAGtctgtgtttcatgtttcatgagTTTCAggcattttctc containing:
- the LOC115590067 gene encoding uncharacterized protein LOC115590067, with amino-acid sequence MAPLLFFLFLLCKAASETVVVQVKPEQLGQDVTLPCDAGDVTIRAAEWTRSDPKPAKGILFYAGGFLDDKIQQADLVTKDLKTGNVSLILKNVSREDVGTYECRVATAGSRRKKRANSDFKLIKTVRLRMKDPENQNGDNNNNNNNGDIMDIFTRHRGGSAAAAGVFLLVCLVSAAVGLFLVSKFKRQREKKPEPSADEETGDNLL